The following coding sequences are from one Desulfuromonas sp. TF window:
- the lgt gene encoding prolipoprotein diacylglyceryl transferase, whose protein sequence is MLTYPQIDPVIFQIGPLAVRWYGLMYLVGFLAAWFVIHHLARLRQLPVNKESLSDLLFYGVLGVIIGGRLGYTLFYNFSYYIDHPLRIFAVWEGGMSFHGGLLGVIAAALIFCRRKGLPPLLTGDILVTAATIGLGLGRVGNFINGELWGRTTDVPWGMVFPGAGPEPRHPSQLYEAFLEGPVLLLILWLLHRRNAAPGIPFFSFFLFYGLFRFCVEFFRQPDAHLGFLWGGATMGQLLSLPMILTGIIGLVYCRRREGSA, encoded by the coding sequence ATGCTCACCTATCCCCAAATCGACCCGGTGATCTTCCAGATCGGTCCTCTGGCCGTGCGCTGGTACGGCCTCATGTACCTGGTCGGTTTTCTGGCGGCCTGGTTCGTGATCCATCATCTGGCCCGTCTCAGGCAGCTTCCCGTAAACAAGGAGTCTCTGTCCGATCTTCTTTTCTACGGGGTGTTGGGGGTCATCATCGGCGGTCGCCTGGGTTACACTCTTTTCTACAATTTCTCTTATTACATCGACCATCCTCTGCGCATCTTCGCGGTGTGGGAAGGGGGGATGAGTTTTCACGGCGGCCTTCTCGGAGTCATTGCGGCTGCGCTGATCTTCTGCCGCCGCAAAGGGCTTCCACCCCTTCTGACGGGTGATATCCTGGTGACCGCGGCCACTATCGGACTCGGACTCGGCCGGGTGGGGAATTTTATCAATGGCGAGTTGTGGGGCAGGACGACCGATGTCCCCTGGGGTATGGTCTTTCCCGGCGCCGGTCCCGAACCGAGGCATCCGAGCCAGCTGTACGAAGCTTTTCTCGAAGGCCCCGTTCTCCTCCTGATCCTGTGGTTGCTGCATCGCCGCAACGCGGCCCCGGGGATCCCCTTTTTCTCCTTTTTCCTTTTCTACGGTCTGTTCCGCTTCTGCGTGGAATTTTTCCGTCAGCCCGATGCCCACCTGGGCTTTCTCTGGGGCGGGGCCACCATGGGACAGCTCCTTTCTCTCCCCATGATTCTGACGGGAATCATCGGCCTGGTTTACTGCCGCCGTCGGGAGGGGTCCGCATGA